In a single window of the Chondrocystis sp. NIES-4102 genome:
- a CDS encoding ABC transport system substrate-binding protein translates to MNRRKLISIFFIFCFSLISIISCTQDLKTSYQNQHKNPSEETIVIGYSEWAGWLPWAIADEEGLFKKYNVNVDMKWFSNYLESMEALAAGQLDGNCQTLSDTISFAADAVNGEAIVLVNDYSAGNDKIIVTKNIKKIEDLKGKKVAVEEGLITDFLLTLALESKGMNRDDVEIVPLQTSAATAAFTAGKVDAVGTFPPFWVTAIKAKDAQELISSKAFPGAIPDVLAVSKKLINEQPAKVQALVNTWFDIMDFIVKYPDKARQIMAERSGVTIAELELFEKGVKLLTIEENIQAFKHGNDIKHISFTAKKVSQFMMEIGFIPELPDLTTIFDPQFVQAYAKSL, encoded by the coding sequence ATGAATAGAAGAAAATTAATATCAATATTTTTTATATTTTGTTTTAGCTTAATCTCAATTATTAGTTGTACCCAAGATCTTAAAACCTCTTACCAAAATCAACATAAAAATCCTTCAGAAGAAACTATAGTCATTGGATATAGTGAGTGGGCTGGTTGGTTACCTTGGGCGATCGCCGATGAAGAGGGATTATTTAAAAAATATAATGTTAACGTTGACATGAAATGGTTCTCTAACTATTTAGAATCAATGGAAGCTTTAGCTGCTGGTCAATTAGATGGTAATTGTCAAACTCTAAGCGATACAATTTCTTTTGCTGCTGATGCCGTCAATGGAGAAGCAATAGTTTTGGTAAATGATTATTCTGCTGGTAATGACAAAATTATTGTTACCAAAAATATTAAGAAAATTGAGGATTTAAAAGGTAAGAAAGTTGCTGTTGAGGAAGGACTTATTACAGATTTTTTGCTTACTTTAGCTTTGGAATCTAAAGGTATGAATAGAGATGATGTTGAGATAGTTCCCCTACAAACTAGTGCAGCAACGGCTGCTTTTACTGCTGGTAAGGTGGACGCTGTGGGTACTTTTCCTCCTTTTTGGGTTACTGCCATAAAAGCAAAAGATGCTCAAGAATTAATCTCTTCTAAAGCATTTCCAGGGGCAATTCCTGATGTATTAGCTGTTAGTAAAAAGCTCATTAATGAACAACCAGCTAAAGTTCAAGCATTAGTTAATACTTGGTTTGATATTATGGATTTTATAGTTAAATATCCTGATAAAGCTAGGCAAATTATGGCTGAAAGATCAGGAGTCACAATTGCAGAATTAGAGTTATTTGAAAAAGGTGTAAAATTATTAACTATTGAGGAAAATATACAAGCTTTTAAGCACGGCAATGATATTAAGCATATATCTTTTACTGCCAAAAAAGTCTCGCAATTTATGATGGAAATTGGTTTTATTCCAGAACTTCCAGATCTTACCACCATATTTGACCCCCAGTTTGTACAAGCTTACGCTAAGTCTCTTTAA
- a CDS encoding sulfite reductase, ferredoxin dependent, with protein MVQTPIGKEVSKLEKLKEQSNFLKEPLLTQLQEETTHFSEDAVQILKFHGSYQQDNRDNRQKGQEKDYQMMLRTRSPGGFIPPQLYLTLDKLSEQYGNHTLRVTTRQGFQIHGILKKNLKEVIKNILNNMGSTLSACGDVNRNVLSPPAPFKNKPEYQYAFEYANNIADLLNPQSGAYYEIWLDGEKAISAEEAPEVKAARISKGRGMIIEDSPEPIYGKHFMPRKFKICVTVAGDNSIDVYTHDISLVVITNKKGELQGFNVMAGGGLGRTHNKEETFARISDELGYVDKEDIYDLVKAIVATQRDYGDRTNRRHSRMKYLVHDWGVEKFKAKVESYLGKELKPFKKLPAWQYQDFLGWYEQGDGKWFFGISVENGRVKDEGAVQLKTALKEIVQQLNIPMRLSANHNIILYEIETEQKATVENILKNRGIETNPDEIEPLTRYSMACPALPTCGLAVTESERVLPGITDRIRTLLNKLGMVNEHFVIRMTGCPNGCARPYMAELGFVGSAPGKYQIWLGGTPNQTQLAQPYEEKMPIVELETFFEPIFVFFKQNRRSKESFGSFCSRVGFSAIRNFSANYTIGSYMDTDTTTKRKFRKNQRRVSVPDDLFPQLKEIAQKEGRPMNQIIADALSDYFTKSKEA; from the coding sequence ATGGTTCAGACACCTATCGGTAAAGAAGTCTCGAAATTAGAGAAATTAAAGGAACAGAGTAACTTTTTGAAAGAGCCTCTGTTAACTCAATTGCAGGAAGAAACAACGCATTTTAGCGAGGATGCAGTTCAAATATTAAAGTTTCATGGTTCTTATCAGCAAGACAATCGTGATAATCGGCAAAAAGGACAAGAAAAAGATTATCAAATGATGTTACGTACAAGATCTCCAGGAGGATTTATTCCTCCACAGTTGTATTTAACGTTAGATAAACTTTCGGAACAATATGGTAATCACACTCTTAGAGTTACTACACGTCAAGGGTTTCAAATTCATGGAATTTTGAAAAAAAACTTAAAAGAGGTGATTAAGAATATTTTAAATAATATGGGGTCTACTTTAAGTGCGTGTGGAGACGTTAATCGTAATGTTTTGTCACCTCCAGCACCATTTAAAAATAAACCTGAATATCAGTATGCTTTTGAATATGCCAATAATATAGCTGATTTATTAAATCCTCAAAGTGGTGCTTATTATGAAATTTGGCTGGATGGAGAAAAAGCAATTAGTGCAGAAGAAGCTCCTGAAGTAAAGGCTGCAAGAATAAGTAAAGGCAGAGGGATGATTATTGAAGATAGTCCTGAGCCGATATATGGTAAACATTTTATGCCCCGTAAGTTTAAAATCTGCGTTACGGTGGCTGGGGATAATTCGATTGATGTGTATACCCATGATATAAGTTTAGTAGTAATTACTAATAAGAAGGGAGAACTCCAGGGTTTCAATGTTATGGCTGGAGGAGGGTTAGGTCGTACACACAATAAAGAAGAAACATTTGCACGAATTTCTGATGAATTGGGTTATGTCGATAAAGAAGACATATATGATTTAGTTAAAGCCATTGTTGCCACTCAGAGAGATTATGGCGATCGCACTAATCGTCGTCATTCTAGAATGAAATATTTAGTTCACGATTGGGGAGTGGAGAAGTTTAAAGCCAAGGTTGAATCTTATCTTGGTAAAGAATTAAAACCTTTTAAAAAATTACCTGCATGGCAATATCAAGATTTCCTAGGTTGGTATGAGCAGGGCGATGGTAAATGGTTTTTTGGTATTTCTGTAGAAAACGGACGAGTAAAAGACGAAGGTGCAGTGCAGTTAAAAACCGCATTGAAGGAAATTGTACAGCAATTAAATATACCAATGCGTCTGTCTGCTAATCACAATATTATTTTGTATGAAATTGAAACAGAGCAGAAAGCAACAGTAGAAAATATCTTAAAAAATCGAGGTATAGAGACTAATCCTGATGAAATAGAGCCTTTAACTCGATATTCTATGGCGTGTCCTGCTTTGCCAACTTGTGGATTAGCTGTAACCGAATCTGAAAGAGTTTTACCAGGAATTACTGATCGTATTAGAACATTATTGAATAAACTAGGAATGGTAAACGAACACTTCGTGATTCGGATGACTGGGTGTCCCAATGGCTGCGCTCGTCCCTACATGGCAGAGTTAGGATTCGTTGGGAGCGCACCTGGAAAATACCAAATTTGGCTAGGAGGTACACCAAACCAAACTCAGCTAGCTCAACCCTATGAAGAAAAGATGCCAATAGTAGAGTTAGAAACTTTTTTCGAGCCTATTTTTGTGTTTTTCAAGCAGAATCGTAGATCGAAAGAAAGCTTTGGTTCATTTTGTAGTCGGGTTGGGTTTAGTGCCATTCGTAACTTTTCTGCAAACTATACTATAGGAAGCTATATGGATACAGATACTACTACCAAACGTAAGTTCCGTAAAAATCAACGTCGCGTTAGTGTCCCTGATGATTTATTTCCGCAATTGAAAGAAATCGCTCAAAAAGAAGGCAGACCTATGAATCAGATAATTGCTGATGCTTTAAGTGATTATTTTACTAAAAGTAAGGAAGCTTAA
- a CDS encoding hypothetical protein (similar to glucosamine-6-sulfatase): protein MTTPLKSDQWRNTYHNLLRNAHYTTAFIGKWGLGDPLPVAEFDYWAGFAGQGYYYTPERKEHLTSYLSRQAENFISKQTDPFCLTLSYKAPHVQDESNISFIPDPKFSQQYQNVTIPRYQKPNDWRSLPGFLQNTEAQSRYKKYFATPELYQTSVKNYYRLISGIDESVGRIVQTVKQKNFAQDTYIILTSDNGFFLGEKGLAGKWFGFEPAIRTPLIISCVNQPRATPKRVFDMSLNIDLAPTILALGQVQVEPNLFQGRNLISIEQNPRQWWFYEHLFEHPHIPINLGIRSIDYKYLFFPQYDYEMLFNLVEDPLESINLANNNRYLSKVKYYRQLVEESTLKLQTIS, encoded by the coding sequence ATGACAACTCCATTAAAATCGGATCAATGGCGTAATACCTATCATAATTTACTTAGAAATGCCCACTACACGACGGCTTTTATCGGTAAATGGGGATTAGGCGATCCTTTACCTGTAGCAGAATTTGATTATTGGGCGGGTTTTGCAGGACAGGGTTATTATTATACGCCAGAGAGAAAAGAGCATTTAACTAGTTATTTATCACGCCAAGCAGAAAATTTTATTAGTAAGCAAACAGATCCTTTTTGTTTGACTTTAAGTTATAAAGCCCCTCATGTTCAGGATGAATCTAACATCTCTTTTATCCCAGATCCCAAATTCTCCCAGCAATATCAAAATGTAACTATTCCTAGATATCAAAAACCCAATGATTGGCGATCGCTACCTGGATTTCTACAAAATACGGAAGCCCAAAGTAGATATAAGAAGTATTTTGCAACACCAGAGTTATATCAAACGTCGGTTAAAAATTACTATCGTCTTATTTCTGGTATTGATGAGTCTGTTGGTAGAATCGTTCAAACAGTTAAACAAAAAAATTTTGCTCAAGATACATATATTATTTTGACTTCTGACAATGGATTTTTTTTAGGCGAAAAAGGACTAGCGGGTAAATGGTTTGGATTTGAACCAGCCATTAGAACTCCCTTGATTATTAGCTGTGTTAACCAACCACGGGCTACCCCGAAAAGAGTTTTTGATATGTCTTTGAATATAGATCTTGCTCCTACAATCTTAGCTTTAGGGCAAGTGCAAGTAGAACCTAATTTATTCCAAGGTCGTAATCTTATTTCAATAGAACAAAATCCTAGACAATGGTGGTTTTATGAACATTTGTTTGAACATCCACATATTCCTATAAATCTAGGAATTAGAAGTATTGATTATAAATATCTTTTCTTCCCACAGTATGATTATGAAATGCTCTTTAATCTGGTGGAAGATCCTCTAGAAAGTATTAATTTGGCTAATAATAATCGCTATCTGTCTAAAGTTAAATATTATCGTCAATTGGTTGAGGAATCGACATTAAAATTGCAGACAATATCTTAG
- a CDS encoding glutathione S-transferase domain protein yields the protein MYQLYDFLPSGNGYKVRLLLKLLNIPYKRIELNILERETRNLEFLQKNPNGKIPLLEISPNQYLAESNAILYYLSQGTDFFPCDRYAQAQVMQWLFFEQYSHEPFIATARYWISILKQGEKHQEQLQHKYRLGYAALNVMEQHLKNHNFFVNEVYTIADISLYAYTHVADEGGYDLNQFPAILAWLKRVANQPNHILITDY from the coding sequence ATGTACCAACTCTATGATTTTCTTCCCTCTGGTAATGGTTATAAGGTTCGCTTGCTATTAAAGCTTTTAAATATTCCCTACAAAAGAATTGAACTTAATATTTTAGAGAGAGAAACTAGAAATCTGGAATTTTTACAAAAGAATCCTAATGGCAAAATACCGCTATTGGAAATATCTCCTAATCAATATTTAGCTGAATCAAATGCAATTTTATATTATTTAAGCCAAGGAACAGATTTTTTTCCCTGCGATCGCTATGCTCAAGCACAGGTGATGCAATGGCTCTTTTTTGAACAATATAGTCATGAACCTTTTATTGCTACTGCTCGTTATTGGATTAGTATTTTAAAACAAGGAGAAAAACATCAAGAACAATTACAACATAAATATAGATTAGGATATGCTGCTTTAAATGTAATGGAACAGCATCTAAAAAATCATAATTTTTTTGTTAATGAAGTATATACAATTGCTGATATATCTCTTTATGCCTATACCCATGTAGCAGACGAAGGTGGGTATGATTTAAACCAATTTCCAGCTATTCTCGCCTGGTTAAAGCGCGTCGCCAATCAACCTAATCATATCTTAATTACAGATTATTAA
- a CDS encoding ferric uptake regulator family protein produces MKIKEARQTPINSLEDALARCQELGMRVSRQRRYILELLWNNENHLSAREIYDLLNQQGKEIGHTSVYQNLDALSASGIIECVERFNGRLYGNISNSHSHLNCLDTNQIIDLQIELPESIIKQIEAETGVTITDYSINFFGYKNKNFIEVK; encoded by the coding sequence ATGAAAATCAAAGAGGCAAGACAAACACCAATAAATTCTCTAGAAGACGCATTAGCTCGTTGTCAAGAATTGGGAATGAGAGTAAGTCGTCAGCGTCGTTATATTTTAGAGTTGTTATGGAATAATGAAAATCATTTGTCTGCCAGAGAAATATATGATTTGCTAAATCAACAGGGGAAAGAAATTGGTCATACATCAGTTTATCAAAACCTTGATGCTTTATCTGCTAGTGGGATAATTGAGTGTGTAGAACGTTTTAATGGCAGACTATACGGTAATATCAGTAATTCACATAGTCACTTAAATTGCCTTGATACGAATCAAATAATTGATTTACAAATAGAATTACCAGAATCTATCATCAAGCAAATTGAGGCTGAGACTGGAGTTACTATTACAGATTATAGTATTAATTTTTTCGGTTATAAAAACAAGAATTTCATAGAAGTTAAATAA